In Zonotrichia leucophrys gambelii isolate GWCS_2022_RI chromosome 14, RI_Zleu_2.0, whole genome shotgun sequence, a single window of DNA contains:
- the MSS51 gene encoding putative protein MSS51 homolog, mitochondrial isoform X3 produces the protein MKIWLYTQATPAQPNAGAAPKTGRSKKAAEEPAARAPDVDSLGFQAMDRNVPGLSHVILQKLNMKSYEDYKSAMDGRKSGSDFGIRTYFDMFQKMEDTFKFCVECKKLPDALPDPKSLRRCKRCQNVYYCGVACQRANWPLHKKFCKKLKLVALDRLVEWLIFTGDIPFPTDTWTKPAWDVKGWEDWFSMQEQLEEKLGAIVAGRYMTLLWANAGKPRPEDAELRESIRRLVTDFHSRPLTIGLGLRLFGIDPLTRPLTVHVVGASHVETLNTRLTDYDELTRMFPGHQGVEMVMVGVDVVDGPIMRPPLTTLAPRGKVYLSSYKGLYHDFWESHVETKLAAPPDLVVGFHPGFHACPDLLAGWLPTLLLLRDYRLPVLFTVYSEQELKASLQILVELEMHVVGYASNPFASLRPEQVYSSPNKPPVYCSSHYIALLGAEAVPGAEELEDDDGWQGGEPSAAAVAGGIAPGLG, from the exons atgaaaATCTGGCTTTACACCCAAG ccaccccggCCCAGCCAAACGCAGGCGCTGCCCCCAAAACCGGCCGCTCCAAGAAGGCCGCGGAGGAGCCAGCGGCGAGGGCTCCAGACGTGGACTCGCTGGGCTTCCAGGCCATGGACCGCAACGTGCCGGGGCTGTCCCACGTCATCCTGCAGAAGCTGAACATGAAGAGCTATGAGGACTACAA GTCTGCCATGGATGGGAGGAAGAGCGGCAGCGATTTTGGCATCCGGACATATTTTGACATGTTCCAGAAGATGGAAGACACCTTCAAGTTTTGTGTTGAGTGCAAGAAGCTCCCTGATGCCCTCCCAGACCCCAAAAGCCTCCGGCGTTGCAAGAG gtgccaaaATGTGTACTATTGTGGCGTGGCGTGCCAGCGCGCCAACTGGCCGCTGCACAAGAAGTTCTGCAAGAAGCTGAAGCTGGTGGCACTGGACCGGCTGGTGGAGTGGCTCATCTTCACAG GAGACATCCCATTTCCCACGGACACCTGGACAAAACCCGCCTGGGACGTGAAGGGCTGGGAGGACTGGTTCTCCATGCAGGAacagctggaggagaagctgggcGCCATCGTGGCCGGGCGCTACATGACCCTGCTGTGGGCCAACGCCGGGAAGCCGCGGCCGGAGGACGCGGAGCTGCGGGAATCCATCCGGCGCCTGGTCACCGACTTCCACTCGCGGCCGCTCACCATCGGCCTGGGACTGCGGCTCTTCGGCATCGACCCCCTCACCAGGCCCCTCACCGTGCACGTGGTGGGGGCTTCCCACGTGGAGACCCTCAACACGCGGCTGACGGACTACGACGAGCTGACGCGGATGTTCCCGGGGCACCAGGGCGTGGAGATGGTCATGGTGGGGGTGGATGTGGTGGATGGACCCATCATGAGGCCACCCCTGACCACGCTGGCACCCCGGGGAAAAGTCTATCTCAGCAGCTACAAGGGGCTCTACCACGACTTCTGGGAAAGCCACGTGGAGACCAAGCTGGCCGCCCCTCCTGACCTTGTGGTGGGCTTTCACCCAG gttTCCATGCCTGCCCAGACCTGCTGGCGGGctggctgcccaccctgctgctgctgcgggacTATCGCCTGCCCGTGCTCTTCACCGTGTACAg tgagcaggagctgaaggCCTCCCTGCAGATCCTTGTGGAGCTGGAGATGCACGTTGTGGGTTATGCCAGCAACCCCTTTGCCTCCCTGCGGCCCGAGCAGGTCTACTCGAGCCCCAACAAACCCCCCGTCTACTGCAGCTCCCACTACATcgccctgctgggagcagaggctgtgccaggggctgaggagctggaggatgatgatggctggcagggaggagagcccagtgctgctgctgtggctgggggcattgccccagggctgggctga
- the MSS51 gene encoding putative protein MSS51 homolog, mitochondrial isoform X2 translates to MAGGRRRGGHGRRGGPRQHPGTPGAASSPAPLSPAATPAQPNAGAAPKTGRSKKAAEEPAARAPDVDSLGFQAMDRNVPGLSHVILQKLNMKSYEDYKSAMDGRKSGSDFGIRTYFDMFQKMEDTFKFCVECKKLPDALPDPKSLRRCKRCQNVYYCGVACQRANWPLHKKFCKKLKLVALDRLVEWLIFTGDIPFPTDTWTKPAWDVKGWEDWFSMQEQLEEKLGAIVAGRYMTLLWANAGKPRPEDAELRESIRRLVTDFHSRPLTIGLGLRLFGIDPLTRPLTVHVVGASHVETLNTRLTDYDELTRMFPGHQGVEMVMVGVDVVDGPIMRPPLTTLAPRGKVYLSSYKGLYHDFWESHVETKLAAPPDLVVGFHPGFHACPDLLAGWLPTLLLLRDYRLPVLFTVYSEQELKASLQILVELEMHVVGYASNPFASLRPEQVYSSPNKPPVYCSSHYIALLGAEAVPGAEELEDDDGWQGGEPSAAAVAGGIAPGLG, encoded by the exons ATGGCGGGCGGGAGGCGCCGTGGGGGCCACGGGCGGCGCGGGGGACCCCGGCAgcaccccgggacccccggagCGGCCTCCTCGCCTGCACCTCTctctcctgcagccaccccggCCCAGCCAAACGCAGGCGCTGCCCCCAAAACCGGCCGCTCCAAGAAGGCCGCGGAGGAGCCAGCGGCGAGGGCTCCAGACGTGGACTCGCTGGGCTTCCAGGCCATGGACCGCAACGTGCCGGGGCTGTCCCACGTCATCCTGCAGAAGCTGAACATGAAGAGCTATGAGGACTACAA GTCTGCCATGGATGGGAGGAAGAGCGGCAGCGATTTTGGCATCCGGACATATTTTGACATGTTCCAGAAGATGGAAGACACCTTCAAGTTTTGTGTTGAGTGCAAGAAGCTCCCTGATGCCCTCCCAGACCCCAAAAGCCTCCGGCGTTGCAAGAG gtgccaaaATGTGTACTATTGTGGCGTGGCGTGCCAGCGCGCCAACTGGCCGCTGCACAAGAAGTTCTGCAAGAAGCTGAAGCTGGTGGCACTGGACCGGCTGGTGGAGTGGCTCATCTTCACAG GAGACATCCCATTTCCCACGGACACCTGGACAAAACCCGCCTGGGACGTGAAGGGCTGGGAGGACTGGTTCTCCATGCAGGAacagctggaggagaagctgggcGCCATCGTGGCCGGGCGCTACATGACCCTGCTGTGGGCCAACGCCGGGAAGCCGCGGCCGGAGGACGCGGAGCTGCGGGAATCCATCCGGCGCCTGGTCACCGACTTCCACTCGCGGCCGCTCACCATCGGCCTGGGACTGCGGCTCTTCGGCATCGACCCCCTCACCAGGCCCCTCACCGTGCACGTGGTGGGGGCTTCCCACGTGGAGACCCTCAACACGCGGCTGACGGACTACGACGAGCTGACGCGGATGTTCCCGGGGCACCAGGGCGTGGAGATGGTCATGGTGGGGGTGGATGTGGTGGATGGACCCATCATGAGGCCACCCCTGACCACGCTGGCACCCCGGGGAAAAGTCTATCTCAGCAGCTACAAGGGGCTCTACCACGACTTCTGGGAAAGCCACGTGGAGACCAAGCTGGCCGCCCCTCCTGACCTTGTGGTGGGCTTTCACCCAG gttTCCATGCCTGCCCAGACCTGCTGGCGGGctggctgcccaccctgctgctgctgcgggacTATCGCCTGCCCGTGCTCTTCACCGTGTACAg tgagcaggagctgaaggCCTCCCTGCAGATCCTTGTGGAGCTGGAGATGCACGTTGTGGGTTATGCCAGCAACCCCTTTGCCTCCCTGCGGCCCGAGCAGGTCTACTCGAGCCCCAACAAACCCCCCGTCTACTGCAGCTCCCACTACATcgccctgctgggagcagaggctgtgccaggggctgaggagctggaggatgatgatggctggcagggaggagagcccagtgctgctgctgtggctgggggcattgccccagggctgggctga
- the MSS51 gene encoding putative protein MSS51 homolog, mitochondrial isoform X1 — MAGGRRRGGHGRRGGPRQHPGTPGAASSPAPLSPAATPAQPNAGAAPKTGRSKKAAEEPAARAPDVDSLGFQAMDRNVPGLSHVILQKLNMKSYEDYKSAMDGRKSGSDFGIRTYFDMFQKMEDTFKFCVECKKLPDALPDPKSLRRCKRCQNVYYCGVACQRANWPLHKKFCKKLKLVALDRLVEWLIFTAQVEQAAWAVAPPLYPPDPPGDIPFPTDTWTKPAWDVKGWEDWFSMQEQLEEKLGAIVAGRYMTLLWANAGKPRPEDAELRESIRRLVTDFHSRPLTIGLGLRLFGIDPLTRPLTVHVVGASHVETLNTRLTDYDELTRMFPGHQGVEMVMVGVDVVDGPIMRPPLTTLAPRGKVYLSSYKGLYHDFWESHVETKLAAPPDLVVGFHPGFHACPDLLAGWLPTLLLLRDYRLPVLFTVYSEQELKASLQILVELEMHVVGYASNPFASLRPEQVYSSPNKPPVYCSSHYIALLGAEAVPGAEELEDDDGWQGGEPSAAAVAGGIAPGLG, encoded by the exons ATGGCGGGCGGGAGGCGCCGTGGGGGCCACGGGCGGCGCGGGGGACCCCGGCAgcaccccgggacccccggagCGGCCTCCTCGCCTGCACCTCTctctcctgcagccaccccggCCCAGCCAAACGCAGGCGCTGCCCCCAAAACCGGCCGCTCCAAGAAGGCCGCGGAGGAGCCAGCGGCGAGGGCTCCAGACGTGGACTCGCTGGGCTTCCAGGCCATGGACCGCAACGTGCCGGGGCTGTCCCACGTCATCCTGCAGAAGCTGAACATGAAGAGCTATGAGGACTACAA GTCTGCCATGGATGGGAGGAAGAGCGGCAGCGATTTTGGCATCCGGACATATTTTGACATGTTCCAGAAGATGGAAGACACCTTCAAGTTTTGTGTTGAGTGCAAGAAGCTCCCTGATGCCCTCCCAGACCCCAAAAGCCTCCGGCGTTGCAAGAG gtgccaaaATGTGTACTATTGTGGCGTGGCGTGCCAGCGCGCCAACTGGCCGCTGCACAAGAAGTTCTGCAAGAAGCTGAAGCTGGTGGCACTGGACCGGCTGGTGGAGTGGCTCATCTTCACAG cacaggtggaacaggcagcctgggctgtggcacCACCGCTGTACCCTCCTGACCCCCCAGGAGACATCCCATTTCCCACGGACACCTGGACAAAACCCGCCTGGGACGTGAAGGGCTGGGAGGACTGGTTCTCCATGCAGGAacagctggaggagaagctgggcGCCATCGTGGCCGGGCGCTACATGACCCTGCTGTGGGCCAACGCCGGGAAGCCGCGGCCGGAGGACGCGGAGCTGCGGGAATCCATCCGGCGCCTGGTCACCGACTTCCACTCGCGGCCGCTCACCATCGGCCTGGGACTGCGGCTCTTCGGCATCGACCCCCTCACCAGGCCCCTCACCGTGCACGTGGTGGGGGCTTCCCACGTGGAGACCCTCAACACGCGGCTGACGGACTACGACGAGCTGACGCGGATGTTCCCGGGGCACCAGGGCGTGGAGATGGTCATGGTGGGGGTGGATGTGGTGGATGGACCCATCATGAGGCCACCCCTGACCACGCTGGCACCCCGGGGAAAAGTCTATCTCAGCAGCTACAAGGGGCTCTACCACGACTTCTGGGAAAGCCACGTGGAGACCAAGCTGGCCGCCCCTCCTGACCTTGTGGTGGGCTTTCACCCAG gttTCCATGCCTGCCCAGACCTGCTGGCGGGctggctgcccaccctgctgctgctgcgggacTATCGCCTGCCCGTGCTCTTCACCGTGTACAg tgagcaggagctgaaggCCTCCCTGCAGATCCTTGTGGAGCTGGAGATGCACGTTGTGGGTTATGCCAGCAACCCCTTTGCCTCCCTGCGGCCCGAGCAGGTCTACTCGAGCCCCAACAAACCCCCCGTCTACTGCAGCTCCCACTACATcgccctgctgggagcagaggctgtgccaggggctgaggagctggaggatgatgatggctggcagggaggagagcccagtgctgctgctgtggctgggggcattgccccagggctgggctga